Proteins from a single region of Phycisphaeraceae bacterium D3-23:
- a CDS encoding TetR/AcrR family transcriptional regulator translates to MTHPYPQPPAPPTPGPPPSPAAWKDADREHRRAMIIDLALHLLTDEGPDALTMRRVARELGVGAMTLYTYIDGQPGLHRAMVQRGFDIIHHNCATACETQQAQKAQADYAEDGSGGWSGGARAYVQFATQHPNLYRLMFDTPVDANDEQFDQLMHGGFQGLHTVVRERLEAQGLKGKLLDTETRKLAGRYWIALHGLATLAIAGRMQVLHGTLDEVLLHLLEAVAPTKG, encoded by the coding sequence ATGACCCACCCCTACCCCCAACCCCCCGCCCCGCCAACGCCCGGCCCACCCCCAAGCCCCGCCGCGTGGAAGGATGCCGACCGCGAGCACCGCCGCGCGATGATTATCGACCTCGCCCTCCACCTCCTAACCGACGAAGGCCCCGACGCCCTCACCATGCGACGCGTCGCCCGAGAGCTCGGCGTCGGCGCGATGACCCTCTACACCTACATCGACGGCCAACCCGGCCTCCACCGCGCGATGGTCCAGCGCGGCTTCGACATCATCCACCACAACTGCGCCACCGCCTGCGAGACCCAACAAGCACAGAAAGCACAAGCCGACTACGCCGAGGACGGTTCCGGGGGCTGGTCCGGCGGCGCACGCGCTTACGTCCAGTTCGCCACCCAGCACCCCAACCTCTACCGCCTCATGTTCGACACCCCCGTCGATGCCAACGACGAACAGTTCGACCAGCTCATGCACGGCGGGTTCCAGGGCCTGCACACCGTCGTCCGCGAACGCCTCGAAGCCCAAGGCCTTAAAGGCAAACTACTCGACACCGAAACCCGCAAGCTCGCCGGCCGCTACTGGATCGCCCTCCACGGCCTCGCCACCCTCGCCATCGCCGGCCGCATGCAAGTCCTCCACGGGACGCTCGACGAGGTGTTGTTGCATCTGCTCGAAGCGGTGGCGCCGACGAAGGGGTGA
- a CDS encoding efflux RND transporter periplasmic adaptor subunit: protein MMADSKLERLLHHTAWLGALAGTVVLALAVGASVWLVMNRQYGERFEKAVQLGVDEQMAAMGGGPAGAPPTEVVVASVVSETVQDHARVVGRLREVRRAVVASEVEGRVLEVRVDVGSHVTSETVIAVVDDVWAKLQVEQAEADLSAARARADQTARELAHLESLAARNASDQRAINDAKAAADADAAEVKAYEAALHRAEVSLERVEIVAPFDGYVTRKNAEQGQWLGPGGAVVEIISSGGIDAVIDVPEMQVGGVQVGMEIEVWVEALGRSFVGKVVAVSPDGSSAARSFPVKVRLDNPDGLLKVGMSVVAQVPLTAESAQLIVPRDAVTFSTQGAQVWIVGAMPGAPEGGLPVALPVEVEVLFGVGNRFAVSPLQKMEGLTLMPGMPVVVVGAEQLWPTRPAIVTNPQDGGPPGGASPAADAEGPGANEPEAATPAS, encoded by the coding sequence ATGATGGCGGATTCGAAGCTGGAACGGTTGCTGCATCACACGGCTTGGCTGGGCGCGCTGGCGGGGACGGTGGTGCTTGCGTTGGCGGTGGGTGCGTCGGTGTGGCTGGTGATGAACCGGCAGTATGGCGAGCGCTTTGAGAAGGCGGTGCAGCTGGGGGTGGACGAGCAGATGGCGGCGATGGGAGGCGGCCCGGCCGGTGCGCCGCCGACGGAGGTGGTGGTGGCGTCGGTGGTGAGTGAGACGGTGCAGGATCACGCGCGGGTTGTGGGGCGGCTGCGTGAGGTACGTCGGGCGGTGGTGGCGTCGGAGGTCGAGGGGCGTGTGCTGGAGGTGCGGGTCGATGTCGGGTCGCACGTCACGAGCGAGACGGTGATCGCGGTGGTGGACGATGTCTGGGCGAAGCTGCAGGTGGAGCAGGCGGAGGCGGATTTGAGTGCGGCGCGTGCGCGTGCGGACCAGACGGCGCGCGAGCTTGCGCACCTGGAGTCGCTCGCGGCGCGCAACGCCTCGGACCAGCGTGCGATCAATGACGCCAAGGCCGCGGCGGACGCGGACGCGGCGGAGGTCAAGGCCTACGAGGCGGCGCTGCACCGGGCGGAGGTATCGCTTGAGCGTGTCGAGATCGTTGCGCCGTTCGATGGCTACGTGACAAGGAAGAACGCCGAGCAGGGGCAGTGGCTCGGGCCGGGGGGCGCGGTGGTGGAGATCATTTCGTCGGGCGGGATCGACGCGGTGATCGACGTGCCGGAGATGCAGGTCGGCGGTGTGCAAGTGGGGATGGAGATTGAAGTTTGGGTCGAGGCGCTGGGCCGGTCGTTTGTCGGCAAGGTTGTGGCGGTGAGCCCGGACGGCTCGAGCGCGGCGCGTTCGTTCCCGGTGAAGGTGCGATTAGACAACCCCGACGGTTTACTGAAGGTCGGGATGAGTGTGGTCGCGCAGGTGCCATTGACGGCCGAGTCGGCGCAGCTGATTGTGCCGCGTGACGCGGTGACGTTTTCGACGCAGGGGGCGCAGGTGTGGATCGTGGGCGCGATGCCCGGTGCGCCCGAGGGCGGTTTGCCGGTCGCGCTGCCTGTTGAGGTGGAGGTATTGTTCGGCGTGGGCAATCGTTTTGCGGTTTCACCTTTGCAGAAGATGGAAGGGTTAACGCTGATGCCGGGCATGCCGGTGGTGGTGGTGGGCGCGGAACAGCTGTGGCCGACGCGTCCGGCGATTGTGACGAACCCGCAGGACGGCGGGCCGCCGGGGGGCGCGTCGCCTGCGGCTGATGCCGAGGGGCCGGGTGCAAACGAGCCCGAGGCCGCGACGCCCGCTTCCTGA